A segment of the Novipirellula galeiformis genome:
CGGGCGACGTTAGAAACGTTGCGGTTGCCGACACGCTTGTTAACCCCGTTCCTCGTTCTGATCCTACTCAGCTTGCTGACACCGCGAGGCAGCACCGAGGTCTTGAATCGATACTTTGCCAAAATGAACACCCCGGTCGTAGCCGACCCCGAGGCTGATCAAGCATTGCTCGAGCAGGCTTACGCTTCTCCGGCGACCACCGCAACGCGTAAATTGTTCCCAGCGTCGGATTGGGAATTTGTCAAACCGACGAGCAAGGACGTGGCCGGTTTTGTCGCCTCGTGTATCTTCTGTGTTCTGTTCGTCGGAATGCTAATGTGGGTCGCAACGATCGGCAGCGTGTCTGGGAATTGATGCAATGGCCGTTTGAATTGGTTTGGGCACTCGCGGTGCATGGATTTTCCAGCACCGCGTCTGGGCATTGTTGAGTTCGTGACCGGTCTCCGCCCAAGCAGTCGGATTTCACCAAGCAAATCACAACCCGACGCGTCAGCGAGGGACCGAGTCAAGATTGAGATCCCCTCGCTGACGCTTCGGGTTGTCAATAAAGCACAACTTCAAAACGCACGCGAAGGGCTATTCACCTCAACGGCGAAGGTGGCTCACTTGGGCTCCGATTGACGGATCAATCGGTGTGGCTGCGGTATCGTTCCCTCAGCGATCCGGCCGCGTTCGCGTTGTCCCGATCCACGACGTCCTTTGTCCCCCAATTCGCTTCTCCCGCGTTCGGCCAACTGCATCAATCGATCGACGACCTCAGGATGCTCCGCAGCAACGTTATGCTCGCTGGCGATATCGTCAACGACATTAAAGAGCAATGCCGATCGGGGTTGATTCGGTTTAAAGTGCGGATGCCCCGCCGCTTCAACCGGCAGGAACAACTTCCAAGGTCCGCTACGGACCGCTTGCAATTGGTCTTGGTGGTAATAGTACAGCACTTCATAGGGCGACTTTGCGTCGTCGTGCCCGAACAACAGGGGGGCGATATTGTGGCCGTCGATCTTAGGACGGCTGGGAACCTCGCCACCGGCAAGTTGGGTGAACGTGGGCAACAGATCCATCGTGGTAGCGAGCTCGTCACAGACCGTTCCGGCAGGCACTTTGCCGGGTTGCCACACGATCGTGGGCACGCGAAAGGCGCCTTCGCTGGTCGTATAGCCACGGCCATGGAGCGGTCGATTGGAACCGCGACGAAGATCATTGGGGTCGCGATTGATTGGCGCGCCGTTGTCCGAGGTCCAAATCACAAACGTGTTTTCGGCGATCCCCAATTCCTGCAACTGATCGAGCATCACTCCCATCGACCAATCCAGTTCTTCGATGGAATCTCCCCACGGGCCGTTGGCGCTTTTGCCTTTGAATTCAGTGCTCGAAAACGGCGTCGAGGTGCTGCCGGGCATCGCTTGGGGAAAATACAGAAAAAAGGGCTCGTCTTTATGCGATGCAATCCATTGCATTGCCTGTTCGGTGTAACGCTTGGTCAAGCCATCACGATCACACGGAGCTTCGATCACCGTTTCGTTTTCCATCAACGGCAGCGGTGGCCACTTCGATCCATCCTGCCAAACTCGCTCCGTCATATCGTCGGAGTAGGGGACGCCAAAGAACCAATCAAAGCCATGCCGCGTGGGTAAAAATTCAGGCTGATCCCCCAAATGCCACTTACCGACAATCGCCGTCGCATAGCCCTGGGCTTTTAACGATTCTGCGATCGTCGTTTCATCAGGATTTAAACCGTAGGGCGAGACCGGACGCAGCACTTGGCCGTCTCGAGGGTTCGTGTGCAAGCCGATCCGTTGCGAGTAACACCCTGTGATAATGCTCGCTCGCGAGGGAGTGCACACGCCAGCGGTGACACAGAAATGAGTGAACTTACGGCCTTCCTTTGCCATTCGATTGAGATTCGGGGTGCGATGCAGCGTCGACCCAAACGGCTCGATGTCGCCGTACCCCAAGTTGTCACAGTAGATGATGATAAAGTTGGGCTTGCTTCCTTCATCCGCATGGCTGTGAGACAAATCAACCATCATCGTCGCGATGAAGAGGGCCAAAATGGCAAGATGGCAGTTAAGTGGGAGTAAGGCGTGCATGAGCCGGTGTCACCTGCGCTGGGTGGTGGGGTGGGCGAGGAAAATGATTGTAAATCAGTTTAACCCAAGTGACCGTGCCGTTGGTGTCGTTGATCGACGCAGGCTTGAGTCACGGTCCGAGATCCCGTGCTACGGGCTCCCTTCCTGCGGGCTATGTTTCGATGGGCTCCCTTCCTACGGGCTCACTTCCTATAGACGTCCTTCCCGTTACCACCGTGCGTGCTCCAGGCTCACCCCTTGCAGGGGGCAAAATGTTCAACGATTTTGCGTGCCGCGCGTAAACCATCGACTGCGGCGGTGACAATTCCACCGGCATACCCCGCCCCTTCCCCAACCGGATAAACACCAGGCATCGCCGGAATTTGAAACGACTCACGATCACGATCGATTCGGACCGGAGAACTGCCCCGCATCTCAGGCCCGACCAAAACCGCGTCGGGAAGGTACTTGCCTTTCCATTTTTCATTCATCAACGGCAACCCGGCGTGGATCGCTTTGGCAATCACCGGAGGCAGAACTTCGTTCAAGTTCCGCGGAACGGCACCTCGTTGATACGAGGACGGAACGACATCCTTGCTCGAAGGCGTGCGATTGGCCAGAAAATCATGGGCGCGTTGCACCGGAGCCTGATAGTCGGCACCGGCGAGTTGAAAGGCGATGGCTTCGTATTTTCGCTGGACCTCGACGCCCGCCAGCGGATGGTCGCTGCCGAATTGATCCGGATCCAACGTGACCACCAAACCGCTGTTTGCAAAGGGTGTGTCATGCCGCGAATTGCTCATCCCGTTAGAGCAATACATGTTCGGCTCCGAAACACTCGGGATCACGATTCCCCCAGCACACATACAAAACGTGAACAGATCGCGTTCTCCTTTGGCAACCAACGTATAGTCGGCCGCGCCGAGTTGCTCGAGGTACTCAGGGCGGCCGTACTTATGCTCGTTAATCAGTGCTTGCGGTTGCTCGATACGAAGCCCAAGTTGGAACGCTTTCGCTTGCAGCGGACACCCCGCCTCGAGCAACATGTGGTAGGTGTCGCGCGCGCTATGCCCCATCGCCAGCAACACATGCGAGGTCGGGATCGAACCGGTGGAGGTCGACAATCCCGTCAGTCGTCCCTCGCTGAATGTCAGCCCATCAAAACGACAACCGAAGCGGTACTCGCCACCCAACGCTTCAATCTTTCGCCGAAAGTTGCGACAGATCATCGGCAGTTTGTTGCTGCCAAGATGGGGACGATGTTCATACATCAAGGACGGACGACCGCCGCAATCGACGAAACTCTGCAACACCCAATCAACGTCGGGCCCAGTGATACGGCAAGTCAGTTTTCCGTCACTGAAGCACCCCGCGCCTCCTTCGCCAAATAGATAGTTGTTCTCCTGATCGAGTTCGCCGCCCCGATCAAACTTGCGAATCGCAGGCACACGCTCTTTGACCGCCAGCCCGCGTTCCAAAATAATCGGCCGGTACCCTTTCAATGCCAAGTAGTATCCGGCCAATAATCCGGCGGGACCGGAACCGACGATCACCGGTCGCTGTGGCAACTCCTCCTTGCCTGGATCAGGATCAAAGAACGGCTTCGGCTGGTACGGTTCTACACGAACATCAAGCGAACGTCTCGTCTTCACGTCATCCGGGACGTCCACCACCAACGAATAGACGAATTGCAGACTTTCGCGTTGGCGAGCATCGAGACTCTTCCGCAAAATCCGGAGCGAGCGAAATTGATCCTCGTTGATCCCCACCGCGGCTGCGGCTCGTGAGGCTAGATCGGTCTCAGGCGATTCGACGCGTGTGCGAAGATTGGTGATTCGCAGCATCATTGGCGTTGGCTTTCGAGTGGGGGGGAGGAGACTTGCTCGATGATGATCCGTCAAAGTAAATCTGGCATCGATATGGACGAGATGGAGGGCACTCCCCGCGCTCGCTGCTAGGAGTGATATTTGACTCAAACCGAACGGATTTGAATACCGCAGAAGCCAAAAAGGGGGCACGCGGCCATCCTGGGCGAGACCGCTGCGAAGGATTGGCCGGTGGGAAGCGGCCAATCATCCCACATCAATTTTTAATAGGCTCTCGCCTGGACGGTGGAAAAGTTGGGGTTTCGGTTTTTTGGGTTTTCGCAATTTTCATCCCGACGGGATGACAGACCGTAGCCGGTGGTTTGAGCGCAGCGAACACCACCGCAAAGCCAACGGTTCGGATGCCGGGGATGTCGCTACGCTTATCCCCGGCTATTCTCTTAGCCCCCCTTCGGGATGAAGCCAAAGCCGTCAGCACGAAGATCGCGGACCAAAAATGCCTTCACGAAATGCGCTGTCCATACCAAGGTTTTAGCAGCCCAGCTCTAGCTCAGCGGCGCCGCTTGTTGGCGGCGAATCTCGTACAGCAGAATTCCCGCCGCGACCGCCGCATTCAACGACGTCACTTTGCCCTGCATCGGAATGCAGACGCGTTGGTCGCAAAGCGCCAATAGCTCAGGTTGAATCCCGGTCGCTTCGCTGCCAATCACCAGCGCGGTCGCGCCACGGAGCTGTGAATCCCAGACACTTGTTTTCGTATTGGAATCGGCAGCAATCAATTGCATTCCTTGATCTTTCACGAACTGGGCGGTGCCGAGCAAGTCGTCCACCTGGACGATCGGAATATGGTTCACAGCACCCGAAGAGGAACGGGCGACATGCGGGGTCACCTCCGCTTGGCTTCGATTGCCGACAATCACCGCCACCACGTTGGCACCATCACAACAGCGCAGAATGGCTCCGAAATTAAAGGTGTCCTGCAAACGATCACAGATCACGACCAACGGGGGTGACGTGGCGACTTCGGCGGGCGGCGATGCGTCGCTGGCGTGACCGACCAAAGCTTGGCGAAGGACCGGCGTAAAGGATTCCAAGGTTTGATAGGGGAACCCGCCCAATCGCACTACCAATCCTTGGTGCTCACTCGAACGTGACAGTTGCTCAAGTCGAGCATTGTCGACGATTTCCAGCGGAATTCCTGCAGCTTGCTTGGCAAGCAACAAGTCCGAGAATTGATCAAACGCCTTTTGATTTGCGTAAATCTCATTGACCGGCCATGTCCCCGTGACCAGCGTTTCGGTGACGGCATGATGCCCCCACAACCAACCGCGTTGATGATTTCCGCTGTAGTTGCCCTTCGACTTCTTCGCTTTCCTGTTCTTCTTGCGTGTCGGTTCAACCATGGGGCAATGTTTTTCCGCAGCCTGCGGCGGTTCCGTGATCAGGGGGGGGCGTAGCTTTTGAAGTTGCGTGTTTTTCACAATACGAAGCGTGAGCGAGGGAATCTCGATCTTGACTCGGTCCCTCGCAGACGTTTCGGATTATGATTCTCCGGGAAAAACGATTATAGCGCCACTTCAAAAGACGTAGCAACGGTCCACAAAACACCGCGTGAGCTTCCTGAGTAGGAAAACATCGCGGTGTGGGACCGCGAATTGTAACCTAACTCCGAAAGCTCACAAAGGAGCGACACACACCACCGAACCGAGGCCATTTTGGTTGACGTGACGGACGCTGATGCTGCTACGCGGATGCCATTCGGCTAGCTCACCAACTCTTCCCAACGAACGCGATTCTCTTTCATCGCTTGAACCAAGTCCTTAGGAACGGCGCCTTCCTCGACCAACGTCCACCCGGTAAAGCTTTCTGCGTCGGTCGCCTTCAACATCGGAAACAACTCGGTCCAAGGATACTTGTTGTTGCGAAGGTCGTGGATGTGAACCGTCCCCATTCGATCCTTCAACAAGTTGTAGTTGTGCTTGAGTCCCTCACCATTCATGTCCGCCGGGTTACAATTCCAGCAAACCGCGACGTTCGGGTGGTCGGCGATGTCCATGATCGTCTTCATGTGATGGATCTCCGACGTCCCTCGACCGTGCACTTCGACTCGGATTTGCACGCCGTAGTCGGCGGCATAACGACCGACCTCATTGAGCGATTTGCCGATCTGCTCGAGCGTTTGCTCGACGGGACGTCCCGCGGGCAATCCATTGGGCCGCACCTTCACGCCGCTGCCGCCGACATCCTTACACAGTTTCACAAACTGTTGAGTTTCTTCGATATTCTTCTTCAGCACCGCGGGGTCAATCGCGTGATACTCACACGCGCTGCCAAGTCCGACGACGGCCACGTTGCTGTCTGCGAATTGTTTGCGAACGTGATCGCGTTGTTTCGCATCCAACGTGATTTCGACGCCGTGCTTGTGAGTGCTACGTAATTCAACGCCGCTGAAATTGGACGCTTCGCAATTCTTAATGAGGGTCGGTACATCCCAATCCTTGCCCCAATTGTAAGTAACCAGACCGAGTTGAAGTGGATTCTTGGCAGCTTCGGCAGCCCCGAGGCGCGGTGCCGAGAGTGCGGCAAGGCCGACAGCGGAATGGGCGAGAAATTGACGACGATCGAGTGACATCTTGGATTCCTTTATGAAGGTGACCCATCGCGACGATTCCCAGCGAATAGGAGCGGGAATCTGGCCAGCGATAAGGAAGGGGGGACAGGTGAACAAACACTCGCCTGGGGGCGAATTTTCGGTGGGTGGGGTTATCCGGAGCCGTAGCTCGGCGTCACAGTATAACCACGCGGCGTGCCGGCGTGGAGAAAACTTGACTTAACAATCCACTGGAGACTCGCGAGCTCAACGACGCTCCGTCCAACGACTCCCAATCGTGATGAAAATCGAAGGACAACGATTCACGCTTCGAGCGACCAAGCATGCTATTTCTGTAGCACCAACTTTTGAGCTCGCTTGCCAATGATGTCCCCGACATAAATGTTTCCATGCGAATCGAGCGCCAAACCGTGCAACCAATTCACATCACCCGGCTGCTCTTTGCCATCTTCGCCCTTCGGGATCGTCCATAATTGAAGCACTTTTCCCTTGGTATTGAATTTCATCAGCACTTGGTCTTTCGGCGGGCAACTCAGCGGCGCACCGGGGTAGTCGGGATCATTCCTCCACTGCATCGGTGACGCGCCGCAAACCCAAATGTGATCCTCTGCGGTAACACAGAAACCCCAGGGCACGATCACGTTGTCCCAACTATCCAACAACGTGCCTTGTTGATCATAAATCATCACGCGGGCATTGTTTCGGTCCGCGACGTACAACCGTCCTGCCGAGTCGATCGCCATCGCGTGAGGCAACGAAAACTGTTCCGGTCCCGTCCCCAAACTGCCCCAAGCCTTGACGAAATTTCCTTTGCCATCGTAGTGGACGACGCGATTGTTGCCGTAGCCGTCCGAGACAAACACGTCGCCGTTGGCCGCGATCGCCATATCGGTGGGTTTGTCGAGATGCGTATTGTCTTCCCCCGACACGCCTGGGGTCCCAATCGTCAACAACACCTTGCCCTCGGGACTGAATTTCCGAATCACATGCAAACCAATATCGGCAACCCAGATGTTCCCTTCGTCATCAATCTTCAAATGATGAGCCGTCTCGATCGTATCATCGCCCCATGAACGCACGAGCTTTCCGTCCGTCGTATAGACCTGGATCGGAGGCTTCGAACGCGTGAACACATACACATGGTCATGCTTGTCAACCGCGACGGCCGGAACGGCTTCCCAAATGAAATCGTCGGGTTTCTGTGGCCACGTCGGATCGACACGATACCAAGGGGCAACATTGACGCGTGGGTAATCGGGCGATTTCCCCTTGTCAGGCTCCGCAGCATGCGACGGATCCGAAAACGTAGTCGTAGTGCAGAGCGCAACGGCACAAGCAAGCAACGGCAGGTGGCGTGTCATATATCTAGGTTCTCTCAAAAGATGACGGGGCAGTGGTCTAGATAATCTAGTCGATGCACAAGCACGCGTGGGGTCGCGCTGGGCCCCATTGGAGAACGAGTGGTTTTAAAAACGCGGGCTCGTTAAACCAAACCGGTCGCTTCATAGAGCGCAATCACGACGAACACAGCCAATGTCTTGATCATTGTAATTGCAAAGATGTCGCCATACGCTTGGCGATGCGTCAGCCCAGTGACGGCCAACAACGTAATGACGGCACCATTGTGAGGCAGCGTGTCCATCCCACCGCTGGCCATCGACGCCACACGATGCAGCACCTCCATCGGGATTCCCGCCGCCTGGGCGTTTTCAATGAACGATTCCGACATCGCTGCCAAGGCGATGCTCAAGCCGCCCGAAGCGGATCCAGTGACGCCCGCCAGTGCGGTCACGGTGACCGCTTCGTTGACCAACGGGTTCGGGATGGACTTCATTGCATTGGAAACGATTAGAAAGCCGGGCAACGCCGCGATCACCGCACCAAATCCATACTCGGACGCCGTGTTAGTGGCGGCCAACATCGCGCCCGAGATCGCCGGCTTCGTGCCTTCGGAAAGCTTGTCACGCACCTGTCGCCAAGCGAGCAACAACACCGATAAGATCCCGATCAACAACGCGGCTTCGATCGACCAAATCGCTGAAATCTTCGCGACCTCTTGTTGGATCGGTTCCGCCGAACCTACCACCGAGGGCAAAAAGGAGTGGTGTTCGTCGTACAGACGAGGGATCACGCCGGTGAGAATTTTGTTTGTCGCCGCAACCAGGATCAAGGGCAGGATCGCGATCCAAGCGGCCGGTAGGGTATCGTGATGAAACGGCTCAGGTTCATTGAGCAGCTTGTCTCCGTAACCTTCGCCTTGGGCGGCAGCCCGGCGGCAACGTGATTGCAGATAGAGCAGGCCAACGACACACACAAACAAACTGCCCGCAATGCCCAACCACGGTGCGGCGTAAATATTGGTTTTGAAAAACGCAGCGGGAATCACATTCTGGATCTGCGGCGTTCCCGGCATTGCGTCCATCGTGAAGCTAAACGCCCCCAACGCAATCGTGGCAGGCATCAATCGCTTGGGGATTCCACTTTGACGGAACAATTCGGCAGCAAAGGGATAAACCGCGAACACCGCCACGAACAACGACACACCGCCGTACGTCAATAACGCGCTGACGACAACGATGCTCAACACCGAACGGCGAGGTCCCAACAAAACGATGATCGACGACGCGATCGACTTGGCAAACCCCGATAACTCCATCGTTTTGCCAAACACAGCGCCCAACAGGAAGATCGGAAAATAGAGTTTTAAAAACCCGGCCATCTTTTCCATGAATAGCCCCGTGAACATCGGCGCGACCTCCGCCGGGTCGGTCAAAAACACCGCCCCCATCGCTGCCACCGGTGCAAACAAGATCACGCTAAAACCGCGATAGGCCGCCAGCATCAAAAACCCAAGCGCCGCCAAGATGATCAATAAACTCATTGCGCCGTCCAGCCTCCGTCAATGGTGATCGCTTGCCCGGTCACATTCCGCGCCAACGGACTGATCAGATAGCCAACGGCCCCCGCAACCTCTTCACAGCTAATGAAGGCCTTTTTCGGCATCGGAGCAAGCATCACATCGTCGATCACTTGTTGTTCGGAAATACCTCGAGCGCGAGCTTGATCGCCGATTTGAGCGTCGACCAACGGGGTGCGAATGTAGGCGGGACAGATCACGTTGCTGGTGATGTCGGTGCCGGCCGTCTCTAACGCCAGCACCTTAGAAAATCCAATCAACGAGTGTTTCGCAGCGGTGTAGGCCGACTTGTAAGGCGACGCAACGAGCGAATGAATCGAGCCGATATGAATGATGCGGCCAAATCCCGACGCGCGCATACCGGGCAGCGCCGCGCGTGTCATTAGAAATGTGCCTTTGACCATCACATCGATCAATAAATCCCACTTCGCGACTGGAAACTCATCCAAGGGAGCGACGTGCTGTAACCCCGCATTGTTGATCAAAACCCCAACGGGGCCGTGTTCATCGAGCAATCGTTGAGCGTCGGCTTCGGAAGTCACATCCAAGCGGTGCGCCGTTGCTGTTCCCCCCGCGGCAACGATCTCCCCCGCGACGCTCTGGGCACGCGTCTCGTCGACATCCGTGACCAATATCGTGTGTCCTTGTTGCGCTAGTGAAATCCCCAAGCTGCGCCCCAAGCCGCTGCCCGCGCCGGTGATTAGGATCGTCTGATTCATGAGCCAAGCTGGGATTGTTGGAGGAATTGGTCGCGAAGCACGCGGCGCATCACTTTATTGGAAGTGGTACGTGGTAGCGCGTCGATAAAAACGAGATCGTGGATTTTGAACAAGGGATTCAATTCTCGACGGATCGCACACTGCATGTGCTCCATCATCGAGGCTTTGTCCTGCGGGTGTCCTTGAGCCGCGACGACATACACGACCAAACGACTCGGACCGCCACCAGGAGCCACAGCGATCGCAGCGGTTTCGGAGACCCCCTGGGCGGTTTGCAACACCCGTTCGATTTCAGCGGAGCTGACCTTGATGCCCCCCAAATTCATCGTGTCATCGGCGCGTCCCAAGGCGCGCCAACCGCCGCCGGGAAGCCGCTCCATTTGGTCACCATGACGCCGCAACCGTTCCCCATTAGGCCCCTTCGGGGTGTCGGCATAGTAGGCTTCGTGATGGTCCTTGTTCATCAGCGTCGTGGAGCATCCGATCGAAGGCGGGACCAAAAACACCTCGCCACTGTCGGCCGGTTCACCGGCCTCATTGAGGATCACCATGTCTAACCCCAACGTGGGTGTGTTGAATTCCGCAGCCACACAGGGCCGCGCGAGGACATTCGTGATGTAGCCACCACCAATCTCGGTTCCGCCACAATATTCGATGATCGGGCGGCCCTCGGCTTGTTCCATCAACCAACGCATGTCACCAACGTCCGAGCACTCACCGGTCGAACTGAACAATCGGATGGAGGACCAATCCAGCCCCTCAGTCGCTCCGGTCGCACGCCAGGTTTTCACCAGGCTGGGGACGACACCGAGCATCGTGGTACGCGAGTCTTGGACGAAGCGACAAAACTCGGCGCCCGTCGGAGCGCCGCAATACAGTCCCATCGTGGCGCGGTTCAAGAGGCTAGAGAAAATCAACCATGGCCCCATCATCCACCCAATGTTCGTCGGCCAAACCACGACGTCACCGGGGCGAACGTCATGATGAAAATGCGAGTCGGCGGCACATTTCAACGGGGTGGTTTGAGTCCACGGAATGACCTTCGGTTCGCCGGTCGTGCCCGAAGAAAAGAGGATATTCAGCGGCGCCGAGGGGTCTTGAACGACCACGGGAGCGGCATCCGCATCGCCTAGGAAATCGCTCCACCGACAATCGATCTCGCGCATTTCCACTCCCTCGTCGTCTCCGATCACGATCGCCAGAGGTGCCTCGGCCTCCTTCACGCTGGCGTAAAGCGGATGGGATTTGCCACCGCGGCGGATGACGTCTTGAGTAAAGATCCCCACGGCGTTGGAAAGTTCGAGACGCGTGCTGACCTCCTTGGGACGAAAACTATCCGCGATACTGACGGCGACACATCCAGCCCACAAAATGCCCAGATAGATCGCCACACACTCGGGCGTCATCGGCATCATGATCGCCACCGCGTCGCCGGGCGTGAACCCACATCGGACCAACCCAGAGGCAACGCGAGCAGACATCGTTTTCAATTCACCCACGGTGATCACCGAGAGCTCGCCACCCTCGGCGCGATACACGATCGCCGGGGAATCCGCCGGAGCGGAAAAACAGCTTTCGACAATGTTCATCTTCGCGCCCGGAAACCAACTCGGCGATTCCACTCCGCCGGAAAGGTCGAGCACGCGATCATAGGGCTGGTGAAATTGAATGCCCAACCGATCGATCACGGCGGCCCAATAACGCTCACGCTCGTGCACCGACCAGGCATGCAGGTCGCCATAAGAATCGACCGCCGCATGCCGCATCAACCAACCCACGTTGGTGTCGACAAGGGATTCGGGCGTTGGGGTCCAGACGCCAGCGGAGTTTGCTTTAACGGTTTTCATGACGGACGCTCCACAACCACGGCACATCCCATTCCACCACCGACGCACAACGATGCTAGACCGCGACCTGGCTGGCGATGTGCCAAATGAACCAGCAGCCGCGCCCCGCTGGCTCCGATCGGGTGCCCCAATGCGATCGCGCCGCCATCGGGATTCACCTTCGCTTCGTCCAGGTCGAGTTCTTTGATACAAGCGAGCGATTGGGAAGCAAACGCTTCATTAAGTTCGATCATGTCGAAATCTCGCGCGTCGACGCCGAGCTTTCGCACCGCGTGGACCGGGCCCATTCCCATCAGCGAAGGCTCGCAACCGGCCGCCGCAGTCGCGGTCAGCACCATCATCGGCTGCAACCCACACTCGCGGCCCCATTGTTCGTCACAGAGCAGCAGCAGTGCCGCGCCATCGTTGATCCCCGAAGCGTTGCCGGCCGTTACCGTACCCTCTTTCTTAAACATCGGTGCCAGCGACGAGAGTTTTTCATACGTCGTGCCCGGTCGTGGATGCTCGTCCGCATCGAGCCCATCGACCGCAACGATTTCCGAGTGAAAATGGCCAGCGTTTAGGGCCGCCGCACATCGCGACTGACTGGTCGCGGCAAAACGGTCTTGGGACTCGCGTGAGATCCCGTGCAACTCCGCCACACGCTCCGCCGTCAATCCCATGTGCTCGCTGCTGAAGGCATCGGTCAATCCGTCGCGTAACAACGAATCGACGAGCACGCCATCACCAAGTTTGTAGCCACCGCGGGCACGCGGTAACAAATACGGGGCGTTGGACATCGATTCGGTTCCACCGCACAACACCATCCGCGCTGAACCGTGTTGGATCGATTGAGCCGCCAGCATCACCGCTTGCATGCCTGAGGCACACATCATGTTGACCGTGAACGCGGGCACTTCCATCGGCAACCCCAATCCAACGCCCACTTGTCGAGCGACGTTCATTCCCAAGCCTGCACCGAGCACATTTCCAATGATAACGGAGTCAATCCGGTGAGGATCGATGCCTGCGATTACCTCGCGCCCCGCAGCGACCGCTAAATCGACCGCAGAATGTTTGGCCAGCGCCCCAAGTAACCGCCCCTGAGGTGTACGTTTTGCCGCGACGATCCAGACGGCGTTGCTACGGTTTGTCAACTTTTTACTCACTCGCGTTCTTGACTTAAAATGTGGGGTGGGTGCGGGAATCCCGGCTCGGCGGCTTAAGCATGGTTGCACTTGCAACCTTCGCTGCCCCGCTTTGAAGTTGCTTTTTTCATAACCCGATGCGTCAGCGAGGGAACATGACGCTCGACTCGGTCCCTCGCTGACGCTTCGGGTTATATTTTGTTGGAAAAAACGGCAAAACCGCAACTTCAAAACGCGTTAGCAGGGGATTCGATCCCACGTCGATAACAGGTCAATCATTCACCAACTGTTTTGAACTTT
Coding sequences within it:
- a CDS encoding GntP family permease, which produces MSLLIILAALGFLMLAAYRGFSVILFAPVAAMGAVFLTDPAEVAPMFTGLFMEKMAGFLKLYFPIFLLGAVFGKTMELSGFAKSIASSIIVLLGPRRSVLSIVVVSALLTYGGVSLFVAVFAVYPFAAELFRQSGIPKRLMPATIALGAFSFTMDAMPGTPQIQNVIPAAFFKTNIYAAPWLGIAGSLFVCVVGLLYLQSRCRRAAAQGEGYGDKLLNEPEPFHHDTLPAAWIAILPLILVAATNKILTGVIPRLYDEHHSFLPSVVGSAEPIQQEVAKISAIWSIEAALLIGILSVLLLAWRQVRDKLSEGTKPAISGAMLAATNTASEYGFGAVIAALPGFLIVSNAMKSIPNPLVNEAVTVTALAGVTGSASGGLSIALAAMSESFIENAQAAGIPMEVLHRVASMASGGMDTLPHNGAVITLLAVTGLTHRQAYGDIFAITMIKTLAVFVVIALYEATGLV
- a CDS encoding 3-hydroxybutyrate dehydrogenase; translation: MNQTILITGAGSGLGRSLGISLAQQGHTILVTDVDETRAQSVAGEIVAAGGTATAHRLDVTSEADAQRLLDEHGPVGVLINNAGLQHVAPLDEFPVAKWDLLIDVMVKGTFLMTRAALPGMRASGFGRIIHIGSIHSLVASPYKSAYTAAKHSLIGFSKVLALETAGTDITSNVICPAYIRTPLVDAQIGDQARARGISEQQVIDDVMLAPMPKKAFISCEEVAGAVGYLISPLARNVTGQAITIDGGWTAQ
- a CDS encoding AMP-binding protein produces the protein MKTVKANSAGVWTPTPESLVDTNVGWLMRHAAVDSYGDLHAWSVHERERYWAAVIDRLGIQFHQPYDRVLDLSGGVESPSWFPGAKMNIVESCFSAPADSPAIVYRAEGGELSVITVGELKTMSARVASGLVRCGFTPGDAVAIMMPMTPECVAIYLGILWAGCVAVSIADSFRPKEVSTRLELSNAVGIFTQDVIRRGGKSHPLYASVKEAEAPLAIVIGDDEGVEMREIDCRWSDFLGDADAAPVVVQDPSAPLNILFSSGTTGEPKVIPWTQTTPLKCAADSHFHHDVRPGDVVVWPTNIGWMMGPWLIFSSLLNRATMGLYCGAPTGAEFCRFVQDSRTTMLGVVPSLVKTWRATGATEGLDWSSIRLFSSTGECSDVGDMRWLMEQAEGRPIIEYCGGTEIGGGYITNVLARPCVAAEFNTPTLGLDMVILNEAGEPADSGEVFLVPPSIGCSTTLMNKDHHEAYYADTPKGPNGERLRRHGDQMERLPGGGWRALGRADDTMNLGGIKVSSAEIERVLQTAQGVSETAAIAVAPGGGPSRLVVYVVAAQGHPQDKASMMEHMQCAIRRELNPLFKIHDLVFIDALPRTTSNKVMRRVLRDQFLQQSQLGS
- a CDS encoding thiolase family protein, with product MSKKLTNRSNAVWIVAAKRTPQGRLLGALAKHSAVDLAVAAGREVIAGIDPHRIDSVIIGNVLGAGLGMNVARQVGVGLGLPMEVPAFTVNMMCASGMQAVMLAAQSIQHGSARMVLCGGTESMSNAPYLLPRARGGYKLGDGVLVDSLLRDGLTDAFSSEHMGLTAERVAELHGISRESQDRFAATSQSRCAAALNAGHFHSEIVAVDGLDADEHPRPGTTYEKLSSLAPMFKKEGTVTAGNASGINDGAALLLLCDEQWGRECGLQPMMVLTATAAAGCEPSLMGMGPVHAVRKLGVDARDFDMIELNEAFASQSLACIKELDLDEAKVNPDGGAIALGHPIGASGARLLVHLAHRQPGRGLASLCVGGGMGCAVVVERPS